The DNA sequence AGCTCCGCAGAGGTCAACCGCCACGAACGACTCAGTCAGCTGCACCAAAGTAACTTGCAGAATGAAGAGCTGACATCTAAGGCAATGGGGAAGCTTATCAAACATGGTATTGCCCAGCAAACACCTGAGTACCGCGACCGTGCCAGGGAGCGCCGACAGGCATTTGGCAGCTCCAAGGCTCCAGTCAAGAAGAGCGCGCCTCCaccgaaagaggaagaagaacccccaGTGGAGTCAACGTCGAAGggcgcttctcttctcaGTAAGATGGGGTGGTCTGCTGGAACGGGGCTTGGTGCCCAGGGCACTGGCATGACTGCTCCTATTGCCACTGAGGTCTACGCGCAAGGTGTTGGTCTAGGAGCACAGGGAGGCAAATTGGGAGATGCGGTCGAAGAAGCAGGACGGAATACCCGCGCTAGATACGATGAATTCTTGGAAAAGACAAGGCAGACTGCACGGGAGCGATACGAGCAAATGGAGCGATAGTTGTAATCCGATCAATACCTTGTACAATAACCATATGAAATTCATGACATCAAATTTTCCCAGGCGGATGGCCGCCTGAAAGTCGAACACCTCCGCATATGTAAGAAAGCATAAAATAACACAACAAAATAATAAAGCCAAACATCCAAACCATGAAACACAAGGAAAATACatcaaatcaatcaatcaacatgaATCCTCCTCAAACACCGATCCGACTTGGCCGTAAACGAGCTCCGCGTATGCATCATCGTCACATTATCACTAATAACCCAGTCGCCCTCCTCCCACGAATGCCAATAAGCCACACGACGATCATGAAGCAACGAATCTAGCATCTGGCATATCTCCGGGGAGTTGGGAACGTCCTGGATCGTGATGTATGTCGGGTCGAAGGCCGTTTTCTCTTGAGGCCAAGGCTCGTGGTACCGAAGACAGGGTCTGTTGTGAGCAAAGTGTGGGACAACGAGTGGTAGGTCGGTGATCTTGGCTTCATCGAAGGATGTGGTTCTCACTGTCCAGGATAGCTTTGAGAGTTGTTCCAGTGTGTAGTTCTGGGGGAGGTAGTGCCAGATGAGGTGGGAGGCGCTGAAGAGCGTGAAGCCTGTGTCCTTGGGGGAGGGAGTCATGCCGGTGAAGAATTGGAATCTGAGGTTGGATTTTGTTAGATGAgttcatttttcttttgggatATATCATGGAAGTAAAAATAGTAAGAAGGATTTAGTTCCACTTACTTAGGCGGGCAAGAAACAgtgacttcttttccatcagCATTTATCTCCTTCTTGACTTTGAAGAGGCCATCATAGTGGAATGGCATCCACTCGGCGGATAGCACATTATTAAGGCCCTGGGATTCAGTACCGTGGTCTTTGACCTCAAGTATCAAACCGAACTTCCAGGGCATAGGAGTTCCCatttcctcggccttcttgacaAACAGCTCCTTGTCACGGGTATCGTTGAAGCCACGGAGAAC is a window from the Aspergillus oryzae RIB40 DNA, chromosome 6 genome containing:
- a CDS encoding isocyanide synthase family protein (probable taurine catabolism dioxygenase), with amino-acid sequence MPLDAATYESLAGTFRQRLVENYTPLDYDCAASIKEDKDVCATYRGYIKFLTKDLEHMYVDDGSVSKRSHKQKLESIAKEMIVRGKAFAEAIRKNYADHIRLSIHPSAGSTKISIKVLPLALHAVTPWHSSPCFTVDGRIEYGMREVFDNREDVELVHKDGRPWYYREKSDLYRWSESVEIEPQYPCGLIIRPTESNTSVTDLDMLKLRGLVQENSPVVLRGFNDTRDKELFVKKAEEMGTPMPWKFGLILEVKDHGTESQGLNNVLSAEWMPFHYDGLFKVKKEINADGKEVTVSCPPKFQFFTGMTPSPKDTGFTLFSASHLIWHYLPQNYTLEQLSKLSWTVRTTSFDEAKITDLPLVVPHFAHNRPCLRYHEPWPQEKTAFDPTYITIQDVPNSPEICQMLDSLLHDRRVAYWHSWEEGDWVISDNVTMMHTRSSFTAKSDRCLRRIHVD